One part of the Prunus persica cultivar Lovell chromosome G5, Prunus_persica_NCBIv2, whole genome shotgun sequence genome encodes these proteins:
- the LOC18776934 gene encoding zinc finger CCCH domain-containing protein 43 isoform X2 gives MEVSEAISVPPNLDANNNHHIDEHHQPSHSELVFLPSSSDPDPAPSDFDHAVLDELQKLDLKEKEEEEEGEDHLDEFQKLDLKEKEDAKEEEEEEDVEKKSSNGRETENENENENESERQSEQSDGGENQSEDGGDAEKKAEESRRRYQYPVRPEAEDCSYYLKTGSCKFGSNCKFNHPVKRKGSKDKVKEREEFGDKTGQTECKYYLRSGGCKYGKACRYSHSKGKPSVAPVVELNFLGLPIRLGERECPYYMRNGSCKYASNCRFNHPDPTAAGGSDPASAFGNGGPASLQGAPQSTVAPWSAPRSLNETPPYMPMMIPPSQGVPSQNTEWNGYQAPAYLPERSMPARQPYLMNNSMTETNIYKQYPQHQQAEEFPERPGQPFCSYFLRTGDCKFKSNCKYHHPKTQTAVSPQCALSDKGLPLRP, from the exons ATGGAAGTCTCTGAAGCTATCTCTGTTCCCCCAAATCTCGATGCCAACAACAACCACCACATCGATGAGCACCACCAACCCAGCCATTCCGAACTAGTGTTTCTGCCTTCTTCCTCCGATCCCGATCCCGCACCGTCTGATTTCGATCATGCGGTCCTTGATGAGCTTCAGAAGCTGGATttgaaggagaaggaggaggaggaggagggggaggATCACCTTGATGAGTTTCAGAAACTGGATTTGAAAGAGAAGGAGGAtgccaaagaagaagaagaagaagaggatgtAGAGAAGAAGAGTTCTAATGGGCGagaaactgaaaatgaaaacgaaAACGAAAATGAAAGTGAGAGGCAGAGTGAACAAAGCGATGGAGGAGAAAACCAGAGTGAGGATGGTGGTGATGCAGAGAAGAAGGCCGAGGAAAGTAGAAGAAGATATCAGTACCCAGTGAGGCCTGAAGCTGAAGACTGTTCTTATTATCTGAAGACCGGGTCTTGTAAGTTTGGGTCCAATTGCAAGTTTAATCACCCTGTTAAAAGGAAG GGGTCTAAGGACAAGGTGAAGGAAAGGGAAGAGTTTGGAGATAAGACAGGCCAGACAGAATGCAAG TATTACTTGAGGTCAGGCGGATGTAAGTATGGAAAAGCTTGTAGATACAGCCACAGCAAAGGGAAACCTTCTGTAGCTCCAGTTGTAGAACTAAACTTTCTGGGTCTGCCAATTCGACTG ggggagagagagtgtCCCTACTATATGCGAAACGGATCCTGCAAGTATGCATCGAACTGCAGGTTTAACCACCCTGATCCTACAGCTGCCGGAGGATCTGATCCAGCGTCCGCATTTGGTAATGGTGGCCCTGCATCCTTGCAAGGTGCGCCACAATCAACAGTAGCCCCGTGGTCTGCACCAAGATCATTGAATGAGACTCCACCTTACATGCCAATGATGATTCCACCATCTCAAGGGGTTCCTTCCCAAAATACAGAATGGAATGGTTATCAG GCCCCAGCATATCTACCAGAAAGAAGCATGCCCGCACGTCAACCATATCTTATGAACAACTCAATGACTGAAACCAACATCTATAAACAATACCCACAGCACCAGCAAGCTGAAGAATTCCCGGAAAGACCTGGCCAACCTTTTTGCAGTTATTTCTTAAGAACCGGTGATTGTAAGTTTAAATCTAACTGCAAATATCACCATCCGAAAACTCAGACTGCAGTATCCCCCCAATGTGCGCTTAGTGACAAGGGCCTCCCTTTGAGACCG TGA
- the LOC18776934 gene encoding zinc finger CCCH domain-containing protein 43 isoform X1, producing the protein MEVSEAISVPPNLDANNNHHIDEHHQPSHSELVFLPSSSDPDPAPSDFDHAVLDELQKLDLKEKEEEEEGEDHLDEFQKLDLKEKEDAKEEEEEEDVEKKSSNGRETENENENENESERQSEQSDGGENQSEDGGDAEKKAEESRRRYQYPVRPEAEDCSYYLKTGSCKFGSNCKFNHPVKRKGSKDKVKEREEFGDKTGQTECKYYLRSGGCKYGKACRYSHSKGKPSVAPVVELNFLGLPIRLGERECPYYMRNGSCKYASNCRFNHPDPTAAGGSDPASAFGNGGPASLQGAPQSTVAPWSAPRSLNETPPYMPMMIPPSQGVPSQNTEWNGYQAPAYLPERSMPARQPYLMNNSMTETNIYKQYPQHQQAEEFPERPGQPFCSYFLRTGDCKFKSNCKYHHPKTQTAVSPQCALSDKGLPLRPDQNICTHYSRYGICKFGPVCKFDHPLNITSSTTSGPDHQLPFSDSATTNGAGTAGSRSGTDAISHPQPV; encoded by the exons ATGGAAGTCTCTGAAGCTATCTCTGTTCCCCCAAATCTCGATGCCAACAACAACCACCACATCGATGAGCACCACCAACCCAGCCATTCCGAACTAGTGTTTCTGCCTTCTTCCTCCGATCCCGATCCCGCACCGTCTGATTTCGATCATGCGGTCCTTGATGAGCTTCAGAAGCTGGATttgaaggagaaggaggaggaggaggagggggaggATCACCTTGATGAGTTTCAGAAACTGGATTTGAAAGAGAAGGAGGAtgccaaagaagaagaagaagaagaggatgtAGAGAAGAAGAGTTCTAATGGGCGagaaactgaaaatgaaaacgaaAACGAAAATGAAAGTGAGAGGCAGAGTGAACAAAGCGATGGAGGAGAAAACCAGAGTGAGGATGGTGGTGATGCAGAGAAGAAGGCCGAGGAAAGTAGAAGAAGATATCAGTACCCAGTGAGGCCTGAAGCTGAAGACTGTTCTTATTATCTGAAGACCGGGTCTTGTAAGTTTGGGTCCAATTGCAAGTTTAATCACCCTGTTAAAAGGAAG GGGTCTAAGGACAAGGTGAAGGAAAGGGAAGAGTTTGGAGATAAGACAGGCCAGACAGAATGCAAG TATTACTTGAGGTCAGGCGGATGTAAGTATGGAAAAGCTTGTAGATACAGCCACAGCAAAGGGAAACCTTCTGTAGCTCCAGTTGTAGAACTAAACTTTCTGGGTCTGCCAATTCGACTG ggggagagagagtgtCCCTACTATATGCGAAACGGATCCTGCAAGTATGCATCGAACTGCAGGTTTAACCACCCTGATCCTACAGCTGCCGGAGGATCTGATCCAGCGTCCGCATTTGGTAATGGTGGCCCTGCATCCTTGCAAGGTGCGCCACAATCAACAGTAGCCCCGTGGTCTGCACCAAGATCATTGAATGAGACTCCACCTTACATGCCAATGATGATTCCACCATCTCAAGGGGTTCCTTCCCAAAATACAGAATGGAATGGTTATCAG GCCCCAGCATATCTACCAGAAAGAAGCATGCCCGCACGTCAACCATATCTTATGAACAACTCAATGACTGAAACCAACATCTATAAACAATACCCACAGCACCAGCAAGCTGAAGAATTCCCGGAAAGACCTGGCCAACCTTTTTGCAGTTATTTCTTAAGAACCGGTGATTGTAAGTTTAAATCTAACTGCAAATATCACCATCCGAAAACTCAGACTGCAGTATCCCCCCAATGTGCGCTTAGTGACAAGGGCCTCCCTTTGAGACCG GATCAGAACATTTGCACACATTACAGTCGCTATGGCATTTGCAAATTTGGGCCAGTGTGTAAATTTGACCatccgttaaatataacatctTCAACTACATCTGGTCCTGATCATCAACTTCCTTTCAGTGACTCGGCGACTACGAATGGGGCTGGAACAGCTGGGAGCAGAAGTGGAACTGATGCTATAAGTCATCCGCAGCCTGTGTAA